The genomic region AAAAGGATTAGTAAATCAGGTAAAGAGTTTTGGATTCAAGCCAGCTATAATCCAATTTTCGGTGCAGATGGGAAACCCAGTAAAATCATAGAATATGCTATGGATATAACAGAGGAAAAGAAAGCAAATGCAAATTATGCAGGACAAGTCGATGCTATTAAAAATTCCCAAGGTGTGATTGAGTTCAATCTGGATGGAACAATAACAGACGCTAACGATATATTCCTAAACATAATCGGATATTCTCTAGAGGAAATAAAAGGCCAACATCATAGCCTTTTAGTGGACAAAGAGGAAGTTAATAGTTCTTCCTACCAAGACTTTTGGACTCAATTACGCAATGGTCAATTTCAGACAAGCGTATATAAAAGAATCACAAAAAGCGGACAACCTGTTTGGATACATGCCTACTACAATCCCATCTTTGACTTAGAAGGAAAACCCTTCAAAATAGTCAAATTTGCCACGGATGTGACTAATTTAATGGAAACAATCAAATTTACTGATTCGACATCACAAAAGATGGATGATATGTCTTCCTCTATAGTTAATATAACAGAAGCCATCGATCATATTAGCAAGAACATGAGCCTATCCAAAGAAGCTGCATCACAAATATCAACTAGTATAAATTTGACAAATGAAGTCAGTACTAACCTTAATTCTACCATGACCTCAGTGGAGAATATAGTAAATCTAATCGGTGATATAGCTGATAGGGTAAACTTACTTGCCATAAATGCAACGATAGAAGCCGCAAGAGCTGGTAATGCCGGTAGAGGCTTTGCCGTAGTAGCGTCTGAGGTTAAAAACCTGGCAGGACAAACATCAAAAGCTACAGAGGATATTGCTCAACAAATAAAAGATATCCAGATCCTATCCAATAACTTGTCCAGCAACATTAAAGAAATCGTTATACAAGCTGAATCTGTTGACAATTATGTAAAAGATTCAGCCAATGCCTTATCAGAACAAGAAATGGTCACCAAAAATATATCAGAAAACGCTATACAAGTGGCCAATGCCGTTCAAGAAATAAGTCATAGAATTAAAAACATGTCCCGATAACGACTTACCAAATACTGCCTATATAATCTACAGCATAAGTTTGTGCTTCCTGTACAGTTTTAACTGTAGAAGGCACAGCGACAAGAGTGTAAATAAGCTCAGAATAGGATATTTTGTTTGGAAATTTATCCCCAGGAAGAACAAGGGTATCTCTTGTATATATAAGATCTGGCAACTGTATTGGCTTTGAACCATCATATAGCTTATAGATATAAGGGGCATCAGCATTCGAACCAACAGCTGCAGCCATAGATTGGGCAATCTCGCCACCACCATAGTAAGCATTTACGTTTACCAAAGCAATGTAAGACTGACTTCCCAGATCAATATAAATGTATTTATAACTATCCTCTTCCTGATTTTCTAAAACTTTAAATCCCCTTATGTGACGAATCGTTTTTTGCGAATCAGAGGAAATGATTTTATATTGGTAATTATTCTGGAATATTTTACCAAATGTCGTCTTTCCAGGCTTTGTATTAAATTCGTACCAAGCTTCATTGTTTAACATCTCTTCATCTGAAAAAGTAGAGGGATAGAATAATATGGTTCTATCTTCATCACTACTATTTAAAAAATAGAAGGCCTGTTTGGGACCTATTTTTTTATCATACTTTTCTGCGACAACACCTAGAACCGCAGCTAAAACAAAAAGACCAATAAATATAATACCAATGATTCGTAGTATTTTTTTCATTACCCCTCCACCCAAGCATTGTAGAATAGAAAAGCTCTTCAAAACATCACCCTAAAAGGGTGATTTGTACTGAAGAGCCTACAAACAGAAATAATATAGAATAAATACTATTTAAGATTGCTATAGCAATCAGAAACATGTTTCCATGCCCCAGGCAAAGTATCAAGAGTATTATTTTCTAGAGATACATGTATATGGGGATACTTTTCCTTAAGAATCTTTAAAAAGAAAGGATAATTCATCAATCCCTGTCCAGCTGGTAGATCTCCCACTTTCTTATTATTCTCTACAACAAAATCTTTGGCATGAATGGCTAGAATTTTATCACCAAACAACTGAAAGGCTTCAGCAATATGATTTTCATGATCAGCACATCGATCGTCTGGAATAAAGTTAACAGGATCATAAATAACGCCCAAGTTAGGTGAATCTATGATATCAAAAACTCTAACCATCTTTTGATGAGTATCAATGGTGTTCTTCATGGCTACACCCTCAATAGCTACATGAACACCATAATTTTCTGCAACATTAACGAGACGCTTTAGGCTCTTAATGAATTTCTGAAAAGTCTCTTCTGTATCTGTCAAAGGATGATAACTATTATCAGCATTAACGGAACCTGTTTCTGTCCCAACAATAGAAGCCCCCATATCTCTAGCATGCCTAATATGGTCTTCAAAATATAAAAGACTCTCTTCTAATTTTACAGGATCAGGATGGACAGGATTTATGTAACACCCAAGTATGGATATATGCGCACCATGAGCTCTTAGTACGGCTTCTATATGGCGAGCAAAACCAGGGGACAATTTATGATTATCCTTATCATAATCTGTCAAAACTTTGGCTAATGCCATATGAATATGGGGAATGTTTCTTTTCTGCAGCTCCTGGGCTAAAGATTCTATTGTCATCTTACCCAAATCATGAGCCCGCATTCCAAGATTTAACATAAAAACTCCTCGTTCGTTAGTTTGCTGTATTATACAAAGAAAACAATGGTGATACAAATGGTTCAATTCATATTATGGAGGGGCACATCTTCGAACAGATCTTTCAAAAGGAACAAAGTCGATTTAAGATACTGCCAGTATGACAATGAAAAATCAAAACAATTACGCGATTAAATTAATATCTACACATTGGCTTAAGTTTTTTTTATCTTACATTTTTTTCTTATTCAAACATTCCCCTGTTTGGTTGATGCCACTTTATGTCTCTTATTTGATTAACACCATTGTTGACAAAGGAAGCAGTGGACTAATAACAATTCTATGGCCCAGTATTGGAATCGGAATATTACTTGTACTTAATATTCTATTCAATGTTCTCCATATTAAAATTTTTTCTGAAGCTTCACGTAAAATAGAAAAGGATCTAAGAAGTCATCTCATACGTAAACTTCAGGAATTAAGTATGGGATATTATTTAAAAACAAAATCGGGAAAGCTGACAGCTAAATTTCTAAGAGATGTGGAGACCATAGAAATGGCATTAAAGCAAGGAACAATGAGTCTATTGCCTGCTATAACTTCTTTCATCTATATTTTTGGAGTTACAACCTATAAACAACCTAAGGTGACTCTTTTTTTCATTGCCTCTTTACCCATAATGGCCCTAATACGTTTTATTTATTCAAAGCGAATGGAACGAACAAATACCAGGTATCGTAAAGATATGGAAAATTTGTCAGCCAAAGTTAATGAATCCATTGAAATGCTTCCTGTAGCAAGAGCCCATGCCCTTGAAGATACGGAAATAGAAAATATCGAAGTCTTTTTTGATAAAATCAATACTTCAGGTTTACGTTTGGATGTTCTCAATGCAGCCTTTGGAGCTTCAACATGGGTAGTGTTACAATTATTTAGTCTCCTGGCCTTAGTGTTTACAGTATATATGGCATCCCAAGGATTGATACCTGTGGGAGATATTGTCCTATATCAAGGTTTTTTCACAATGATGTCTAACTCAGTGGGAGCCGTATTTAATATACTCCCTAATCTTTACAAAGGACGGGAGTCTTTCCATTCTATTGTTGAAGTATTAAATGCTCCTGATATTGAATACAATATGGGAAAAAAAGCATTTCAATCTGTTGAAGGTCATTTTTATCTTAAAGATGTCACCTTTACCTATAATGAATCAGATGGGGACCAAAGGGAAAAGCATCTGGATATTTCCATATTGGATATTCCTTCTGGTCAATCTGTCGGTATAGTGGGCCCTTCTGGTAGTGGCAAGACAACCTTTATTAATCTATTAATAGGTTTTGTGAGACCTCAAAAGGGTGAGATTTTCCTTGATGAACAATCATATGCCCTTCATGATATGCGTAGTATGAGAAAAAATTGCGCCTTTGTCAGTCAAACTCCCATACTGTTTTCCGGATCTATTAAAGCTAATATCAGTTATGGAGATATTCAAAGTGATACTGAGTCTGTTATTACAGCCCTCAAGGCAGCTAATGCATGGGACTTTGTTAAAGAGCTACCTCAAGGAATAGATACGATACTCGGAGAACATGGAGCCAATCTATCAGGAGGACAGCGCCAACGCCTGGTATTAGCCAGAGCTTTTTACAGAGATCCCCAAATTCTTTTCTTCGATGAAGCTACATCTGCCTTAGATACCGCCTCAGAAGTATTAGTTCAAAAAGCTATGGATAAGCTTATTGAAAACAGAACAACCTTTGTTATAGCCCATAGACTATCAACTATATTACATATGGATCGTATATTAGTTATGGAAAAAGGTCATATCATACAAGATGGGAGTCCTGATGAACTGCTTAAGCAAGAAGGAATGTTTAAAGAATTGAGCAAGAATCAACTTAAGACGGGAACTTTTGGTTAATAGCTAAAGAAGATATTGCTGGTCCTGTGCTCTCTTTTAACACTAATTCGGGTAAGATGACATTTTTAGCAGATACAGGTCTTTTTTGGAGGATATCCATACAAAGCCTAGCGGCATTTAACCCTAATGGTGTCATCTGACTATCAATAGAACTAATCCTAGGAGTACTACATTCTGTATACAGAGAGTTGTTAAAACCAATGACAGAATAATCCTCTGGAATAGTAAATCCTCTTGTCTCCAAAGTTTGTATAACACCTACCGCGGTTATATCCTCTTCTGTAATAATAGCCGTATAAGGCGATTCACTACCAACTATAACTTCACCCGCAACTCGGCCACCTTCAACACCTCCGGAAGATTGAATAACTTTGTAAGACTCATTAGGAATATCAAACCTTTCCATCCCCTTTATAAATCCCCGTAATTTTCTCCTGGCGGAATAAGTATCTGCCTCTTTTATATAGATGAATTTACGATGACCCAGTTCATGCAGATATTTAATAGCTTCTTGAACACCATGGGATTCATCACAACTTACTGAATATATATTCTCCCCTTGTAAGCTCTCATTAATTATTATAACAGGAATTCTACTAGCAATCTCTTCGATGGATTTCTGTAACTTCTCATAATTAAAGACTGACCCTACAAGGATAATAGCACTAACCTGCTTCTGCATTAGGAGCGCTAAATAATTCCTCTGGTCATCTAAGCTGCCACCAGTATTACAAAGAATGGAACTATATCCTTGCTGACTAATTTCCTGTTCTATGGAATGCACAACTTCTGAGAAATATAACTGTCGCACATCAATTAAGAGAATCCCGATATCCCGAGTACTAGAACTTGATAAGCCTTGAGCCAAACTATTAGGAAAATATTCTTCTTCCTCAATGACTTTAAGAATTTTCTCTCGAGTAGACTGCCGAACATTTTTATTATTATTAATAACCCGAGAGACAGTCGCAACAGAGACGCCTGCCTTTCGAGCAATTTCATATATGGTCATGAACTAATATTACAATTCAACAGGAAAGTAATCTATACAGTTACGGAAACAAATATCCTTCACCATATTACCTAATAGTTCATAGTCTGCAGGGGCTTCACCAGCATCAACCCAGCCTCCTATTAGATTACACAACACTCTTCTAAAGTATTCATGTCGTGGATAACTTAACAAGCTTCTTGAATCAGTAACCATACCGACAAAGGCAGAGAGAAGGCCTAAGTTCGCTAAGCTAGTCATTTGATCCTGCATACCTGTTTTCTGATCATTAAACCACCAACCAGATCCAAACTGTAACTTTCCTTTCACACCTGCTCCCTGAAAGTTACCAAGCATGGTTGCAAAAATTTCGTTATTTGCAGGATTAAGTGTATACAGAATAGTCTTAGGAAGTTGATCTGAAGTATCCAGGCTATCTAATAACTTAGCCAGAGGAGGAGCTACCATACCGTCTTGAATAGAATCAAATCCTGTATCGGCACCTAAGGTTCTGACCATTCTGCTATTATTATTACGCAAAGCTCCAATATGGATCTGCATAACCCAACCTTTTGAAGAATTTAAGCGCCCCATTTCTAACATAAAGGCAGTAATATAGGCCCCCTGTTCTTGTTCACTAAGAGCTTTGCCTGATCGGATTTTGGTAAAAATAGCTTCTAATTCACTATCCGTCGCTTCAATATAAAATACTTTATCCAGAGCATGGTCAGTAACACGACAACCTCTATCATGAAAATACTGATGCCTATCGGCTAGTGCTGATAAGAGAGATTTCCAGGAATCAATTGTGGTGTTACATACGGATCCCAACGTATCAAGGTATTCGTTAAACCCTTCTACACTATGAACACCCATAGCTTTATCAGGTCTAAAAGTAGGATACATCTTGAACTCAGCATCCTTATTACTGTTAAGCTGTTCGTGGTACTTCAAATCATCAATAGGATCATCTGTTGTCCCTACCATCTTAACATTCATTTTCTTCAAAATACCCCAGCTGGAAAACTCAGGTTGAGCCAGAAGCTTCTCTGTTCTTGTCCATACATCCTCTGCTGTATCCGCATTAAGATGCAAATCGGTTATACCAAAAGGTCTTCTTAATTCTAAATGAGTCCAATGATAAAGGGGATTTCCAATAGTTTTGGGAACCGTTTCGGCCCATTTTTGGAATTTCTCGCGGGGGCTCTTATTGCCTGTAATATATTCTTCAGAAATACCGGAAGTTCTCATGGCTCGCCACTTATAGTGGTCCCCTTCCAACCAGATTTCATATAGATTATTGTATTGTCTGTTTTCTGCCAGATCTTTGGGATTTAAGTGACAATGATAGTCAAAGATAGGCATATCTTCAGCATATTCGTGAAATAATTTCTTAGCAGCTTCTGAATGAAGAAGAAAATCTTCAGTAAGAAAGTTTGAGTTGTGGCTCATAGAGTAACACCATCCTTAAAAATAGCAATTTCTTTGTATCCACTGATCTCATTCTTAGCTTTTTTGCCATTGGCAACTTCCAGAATGAGTTCATACAGTTCGTTAGTTACCTGTTCTTCAGGATTACCTTCCAGCAAGCGTCCTGCGTTAAAGTCAATCCAACGTGGTTTCTTCTCAGCTAAAGGAGTATTTGTGGCAATCTTCAGCGTAGGAGCGGGTCCTCCCAAAGGATTTCCTCGACCAGTAGAGAAGAGCACGATCTGAGCTCCAGCGGCAATCATGTTAGTAACAGAAACACCATCATTACCAGGCCCATTTAATAGGTTCAAACCTTTAAGCTTAGGTGATTCTGTGTAATCAAGAACGTCAACAACAGGGGAAGTTCCCCCTTTCTGAATACAGCCGCAAGATTTATCTTCTAATGTTGTAATCCCGCCGGCCTTATTACCTGGGGAAGGGTTTTCATAGACAACCTGATCGTATCGTTGAAAATACAACTTAAAGTTATTAACTAAATCTACCGTCTTTTTAAAGACAGATTCATCCTTAGCTCGGCTCATAAGGAAATGTTCAGCTCCAAACATCTCAGGAACCTCTGTTAGTATGGCTGTTCCACCAGTGGCAACAATTTTATCTGCTACTCGACCGATTAAGGGATTAGCTGTGATACCTGAGAATCCATCAGAACCACCGCATTTAAGACCTATCACTAGATCAGAAACAGGACATTCTGTTCTCTTATCTTCCTTAAGAATTTCAGCAAGTTCCTCAATGATTTCATGACCAGCTTCAATTTCGTCAGAGACATCTTGTGTAGATAAGAAACGTATTCGTTTAGGATCGTACTCACCAAGAACCTTTTTGAACTCAGCTATGTGATTGTTTTCACAACCTAATCCAAGAACCAGAACACCACCTGCATTGGGGTGTCTTGCCAGACCAGCAAGGACTTGTTGAGTTTTAAGTTGATCCCCACCCATTTGAGAACAGCCATAGGGATGACTAAAAGTATAGACCCCATCATGTCTACCATCAGCGGTAGCGGTTGCTTCTCTAGCAAGCATTTCAGCAGTTTTATTAACACAACCTACAGTGTTGATAATCCATATTTCGTTTCTAATACCAACCTTGCCATTGGCCCGACGATATCCCATAAAACTATTATGCTCTGCAGGACTGACAGGAAGAGCCGGCTCTGCTGGTTCGTAGGAATATTCCAGAACATCACTTAAGTTGGTCTTTACATTATGGGTATGTAAATGAGTGCCCTGAGGTACCTCTGTCTTTGTAGATCCAATGGAAGTACCGTACTTAATTATCTGTCCACCGTCTTCAATATCAACGAGGGCAAACTTGTGTCCCATAGGAACATCAGTCTTCAAAGCAAAACTTTGATCACCTATAGAAATTTCTGTACCAGCAGTTAAATCTTGTAAAGCGACAGCAACGTTATCCAATTCGTGGATCTTATGACATAAATTCATGAGAGTCTCCTTATTGTAAGGCTGAAACCAAATCGGCCATAGCCTTCTTCATTCCTCTTGTTTTTATTTGGAAAAGATAAAGGCTTACACTCTTACTTAGGTTAGAGAATCGAGATAGATCTTGTCCCCAAAAATCTTCATTCTTAAGAACTTTCTCGACTACAAGGTCCATAGTTTCTGGATCACCGTCGAATGCTTTCCAACACTCCATAATATAATCGATATTCGCTGGAGTATCTTTAATCTCATAACGGCCATTAATACCTTCTCCGAAATACTGAGAATCTACTTTTTCTGCCTCGTAGAATGCCACTATTGAAGCAAGGGCAAAAGCCAATACTTCAGGAACCTTATTCTCCCCTTCCAGGATACCAAGCAGACTAGGGAGAACCCTTGTTTTAAACTTAGATACGGTATTAAGGGATATGCTTAACCAAGCATGTTGAATAAAGGGATTAGCAAACCTTTCAAGTACATCCTGAGCATAAGGAGCGGGATCTTCTTTAAGATCAGCAAGAGTTGGTAATATATCTTTTTCTAATCCAAGAGATATGAATTTAGAGACAACGTCATCATCAAAACTTTCTTTTACTGTTTCAATACCATATTGATAAGCGGCAGCACAAGTCATAGTGTGGATACCATTTAGGATACGAACTTTTCTTGTTCGATAAGAAGGTAAATCATCTGTCCATACAACATTTAATCCTACTTCTGTCAGAGGAAGTTCTTTTTGAAAAGCTTCACCACCTTCAATTACCCATAAATGAAAATCTTCACAGGATACAGCTAAGTTATCTTTGTATCCAAACTTATGACATAATTCGTCTATCTCATTAGCAGGGTAACCAGGAACAATTCTATCTACGAGAGTATTAGTGAAAACATTACAGTCTTCTACCCAATTAATAAATTCAGATGTTAAATTCCATTCTTTAGCTAAGCGAAGAACGATAGCCTTAAGATTATCACCATTTTTATCAATAAGTTCGCAAGGAATGAAGTTAATTCCCTTATTTTTATCACCCTTAAAGTGATTAAATCTCGCCCACAATAATTGTGTTACTTTACCTGGAAATGATGATGCGGGTTTATCTTCTAACTTATCAGAAGCTTCGTATCGAATACCGGCTTCTGTAGTGTTAGAAACAATAAAACGAAGTTCTTCTAACGTAGCAGAAGCCAGAAACTCATCATATTCAGTATAAGGATTGATTCCCTTTTCTATTGAGGTAATTAATCTATTATCTTGGACAATCTGGCCTTTAGATAAACCACGACGAACAACAGTGTATAAACCGTCTTGATCATTAAGCATTGATACCATACCACGATCCAGTGGCTGTACAATACGAACACTTCCGTTAAAATCACTCTTTTCATTTAAAATATCGATCATCCAATCGACAAAAGCTCGTAAGAAGTTACCTTCACCAAATTGAAGAATTTTAACCGGATTAGCCGGTTTTTTTTGATTGTTGGCTGCCCAATCTCTAACAGGCAACAAATCAACATTCTGTTGACTCATCATACCCTCCTGGTATTGTCTTGTTGCCTAAATTGTAACCGGTTACATTCTACAAGTCAAACAATATCTCAAATATTCCTAAATATTATGTTTTTTTTCGTTGAAATCTATAACCTACAGTGCTAACATTGTAACCGGTTACAGATTCATTACTCATTCGGTTTTCTATTTCCATTGCCAATACAATTGTGAGAAACCAACAAGACTGTAATCTCCTAGAAAAAGAAGCCCCCTTCGGCTCATCACCATGGGGGGCTTTTGCAATACATGTTAACGCGCTAACCAACCACCATCCACGGCAATAGTATAACCATTAATGTAATTAGAATTGTCACCTGCCAGGAAGACACAGGTTCCAGCCAAATCTTCAGGAGTCCCCCATCGCCCTGCTGGAATTCTGTCTAATATTTGCGCACTTCTTTCAGGATTATTACGTAGATCCTTAGTATTGTCTGTCGCCATATAGCCAGGAGCAATGGCATTAACATTGATACCATGACTTGCCCATTCATTAGCCATTGACATAGTAAGTCCCCGAATGCCTGACTTTGATGCCGTATAGGAAGGAACACGAATTCCCCCTTGAAAGGAAAGCATGGAAGCAATATTAATAATCTTCCCCCCCTTCCCTTGTTTTAATAATTGATTAACAAAAGCTTGACTAAGGAAAAAGACCTTCTTGATATTAATATCCATTACCTCATCCCAATCTTTTTCCGTAAACTGAATAGAATCTTCTCGTCTAATGATACCTGCGTTATTAACAAGAACATCAACATGTCCCATATGATCAACAGCAGCTTTTACATAAGAGGCTAGGTCTTCAACAGAACAATGAACAAGATCGGCTTTTGCAGAGTCAAATCGACGCCCCTCTTTTTCAACAAGTTCCTTAGTTTCCGTCATAGCACTAACACCCAAAGCAAAGATATCAGCACCAGCTTTAGCCAAACCAACAGCCATACCCTGTCCCAAGCCCCGGGAGGCTCCTGTAATAAGAACTACCTTACCTTTTAAACTAAAACGATCTAACATTCCAAACTCCTTCAATACACCCTATAAAAAAAGCAGAGAGAATGAAACATCCTCTCTGCTACAAATCACAACGTAGATCTGACCTTAAGCCATATCTTCAGCAGCTACCCAATCCATGTCATCGAAAACTTTGTTTTCTCCACACATAGCCCAGATAAAGCTATAAGGACCTGTTCCAACACCTGTGTGAATAGACCATGAAGGAGAAATAACAGCTTGGTCATTTCTCATGATAATGTGTCTAGTCTCAGAAGGTTCGCCATGCATATGGAAAACCAATGTATCAGGGTCCATTTCCGTATAGAGATAAACTTCCATTCGTCTTTCATGAGTGTGGGAAGGATAGGTATTCCAAACACTTCCCGGCTCCATTCTTGTGAATCCCATGGACAATTGACATGTTTCAAGAACATTAGGGTGAAGATATTTGTAGATAGTTCTCTTATTACATTTCTCACTGTCACCTAAAGGAGAAGGAGAAGCATCTTCAAGAGTGATCTTCTTCACAGGATATTCTTTATGCGCTGGTGATGACGCAATATAATATTTTGCAGGAGCTGAAGCATCAGCACTGGCAAAGGAAATTTCCTTAGTTCCTCTTGGAAGATACAAACCATTAAGGTTTTCTAACTCATAATCAACACCATCAGCAGTGATAGTACCTTTACCACCTAAGTTGATTACACCCATTTCTCGAGCTGCCAAAAAGTAGTCCTGTGCGATTTCTTTTGACACTTCTTTAGGAAAATCTACCTTTCCTTTCTTAGGAATAACACCACCAAATACAATTCGGTCGATGTGACTATAGGTTAAGTTAACCTTATCCTCACCAAAGATATTTTCTACTTGAAAATGTCTTTTCAATTCAGTAGTGTCCATTTTTTTACCATGTTCGGGATGAACAGGATGTCTTATATCCATTATATTACCTCCTAATAACTATCTTATCTATTTAAATAGCAATACCATTGCCATCTAATTTAACATTATCTATCCCTTTCAAATCCTTTTCAAATCCATCAATTTGCAGATCTTCCATTTCGAGATCTTTAACATTCCGCAGGAATAAACCTTGATGAACCATAGGATCGATATCACACATCATAGCCGCAAATTCCGGTTCTGGATTTTGAGCTGCAGTCGCCTTAATACCCTTAAGTTTAACATTATTCACCCATCTTTCGGGCAAACCATACATAAAAAGGAAACAATTTCGTAAATCATCGATTTCGATATTTTCCAAATGAACATTACACAACTCAGGTGTTCCTTCATTTAAAGGAAGGGCTTCCTTATTTTGAACAGGAGGAGTCTTACCATCAGCATCACAGAAATAGAACATATTAAAAACAAAAGCGGAACCAATGTTACGCATATACACAGATTCGCAATGAATATCCTTAACAGCTCCCCCTCTTCCTCGTCTTGTTTTGAGACGAATACCTCTATCCGTATCCAGGAAGACACAATCCTTTACATGAACATTTTCGATGCCACCTGACATTTCACTGCCCAAAACAACAGCGCCATGTCCCCGTTCCATTAGGCAGTTCTCAATCGTTACATTCTTAGTACATAATCTGATATGATCTGCCAGTTCTTTTTTCCCTGCTTTAATAGCAATACAGTCATCCCCTACAGAGAAATGAATACTATGTAGTACCACATCCTGGCAAAACTCAGGATCCAAACCATCCGTATTGGGAGAGTCATCAGGATTCTTGATCTTAAGATCAGCAAAAAGAAGTTCATTACTACAAAAAGGATGCAATGTCCAAGAGGGAGAATTCTGAAGAGTTACACCTGCCATTGTAACCTTACGACATTGATTAAGAAAAACTAGTCTCCCTCTAGCTGCTGGAACAGTATTCTTAGGAGAATGCCACCAATTAGTGATATCTGCGTTCCCATCAATAATACCTTCACCAGCAATAGTTAGATTTTCACAACCCACTGCTGTTATAACAGAGGCATAGATCGTAGACTCCAAACCTTCCCAGGTACCCAGGATACGTCCTTCTTCCATTTTAGGAATCATCGGATAGAAAGAAGGATCTTTCTCAGCCATTAAATGAGCCTCTTTTTCCAAGACCAAAGTCATATTTGATTTTAGAAAAAGAGGTTTTACCCGATACGTCCCGGAAGTAACTCGTAATATACCTTCTTTGGGAAGACAAGCTATGGCGGCCTGAAAAGCCAAGGTATCATCATGAATACCATCACCTAAAGCACCAAAAGCTAAAGGATTTAAAGAAGAACCTTCTTGTGTGAAGAAGTCTATAGACCACACAGTCCCTGCACCTTCTACAGTTCCTTCATAAGAAGTTCCTGGTTCCAAACCGGAAATAGTTACAGCATTACGGCCAGTAACATATCTATTATACTCTTTACCATCACCCTTGATTGATACGGTAAATTCCTTATCCAAGGAATCCTTCAAGGGATAATCCCATGTAAAAGTCACCGTATAAGGGGTAATGTTCAAATAATTAATTGTCATCATTTACCTCGTGTTTGAATTCTAACATCATAATGGCCTCATTCGATATGGACAAAACAACAGGAACCTATGGAGAAAATGGTTTAT from Spirochaeta cellobiosiphila DSM 17781 harbors:
- a CDS encoding glycosyl hydrolase family 28 protein yields the protein MMTINYLNITPYTVTFTWDYPLKDSLDKEFTVSIKGDGKEYNRYVTGRNAVTISGLEPGTSYEGTVEGAGTVWSIDFFTQEGSSLNPLAFGALGDGIHDDTLAFQAAIACLPKEGILRVTSGTYRVKPLFLKSNMTLVLEKEAHLMAEKDPSFYPMIPKMEEGRILGTWEGLESTIYASVITAVGCENLTIAGEGIIDGNADITNWWHSPKNTVPAARGRLVFLNQCRKVTMAGVTLQNSPSWTLHPFCSNELLFADLKIKNPDDSPNTDGLDPEFCQDVVLHSIHFSVGDDCIAIKAGKKELADHIRLCTKNVTIENCLMERGHGAVVLGSEMSGGIENVHVKDCVFLDTDRGIRLKTRRGRGGAVKDIHCESVYMRNIGSAFVFNMFYFCDADGKTPPVQNKEALPLNEGTPELCNVHLENIEIDDLRNCFLFMYGLPERWVNNVKLKGIKATAAQNPEPEFAAMMCDIDPMVHQGLFLRNVKDLEMEDLQIDGFEKDLKGIDNVKLDGNGIAI